Proteins from a genomic interval of Nocardioidaceae bacterium:
- a CDS encoding TVP38/TMEM64 family protein, with protein sequence MTGGGGGRRRWTRSDVGKVVGLLALVAVVAVAGLSGVLPSVGEVREQVRGYGALAPVAYVVAYGVLTLFPTPASLLTIAGGALFGLVEGTAYALLGALLGAVAAYEIGRLLGRDAVDRLTRGRLEPVERVLSQHGFLAVVAIRLTPVFPFLLVNYASGLTSLTRRDYVLGTAVGIVPGAVAYAAVGAYGADPLGLFAAIAGLVLLTLVGGYVGRRMLRREGIDPDRATDPDADASAHAPGDDR encoded by the coding sequence GTGACAGGTGGCGGCGGCGGGCGGAGGCGGTGGACGCGGTCCGACGTCGGGAAGGTCGTCGGCCTGCTCGCGCTGGTCGCCGTCGTCGCGGTCGCGGGGCTAAGCGGCGTCCTGCCGTCGGTCGGCGAGGTGCGGGAGCAGGTGCGCGGCTACGGGGCCCTGGCACCGGTGGCGTACGTCGTGGCGTACGGGGTGCTGACGCTGTTCCCGACGCCGGCCAGCCTGCTGACCATCGCCGGCGGGGCGCTCTTCGGTCTCGTCGAGGGCACCGCGTACGCGCTGCTCGGGGCGCTGCTCGGCGCCGTCGCGGCGTACGAGATCGGGCGTCTGCTCGGCCGCGACGCCGTCGACCGCCTGACCCGGGGGCGACTGGAGCCGGTGGAGCGGGTGCTCTCCCAGCACGGGTTCCTCGCGGTGGTCGCGATCCGGCTGACGCCGGTCTTCCCGTTCCTCCTGGTCAACTACGCGAGCGGTCTGACCAGCCTCACGCGCCGCGACTACGTGCTGGGCACCGCCGTCGGCATCGTGCCCGGGGCGGTCGCGTACGCCGCGGTCGGCGCGTACGGCGCCGACCCGCTGGGGCTTTTCGCCGCGATCGCCGGTCTGGTGCTGCTCACGCTCGTCGGTGGGTATGTGGGTCGCCGGATGCTCCGTCGTGAGGGCATCGACCCCGACCGGGCGACGGACCCGGACGCAGACGCGTCGGCACACGCACCAGGAGACGATCGATGA